The Endozoicomonas sp. 4G DNA segment TCTGGACAACGGCGCTGATAGGGTTCTTTGCCTTCAATATTCCTCTGGGTTTCTGATTTATTAAAATCTGACCCATGAAAGAAGAAAACCAGCTCTCAGGGCTGGTTTTCTGTTTCTTCAAACCGTGAAATCCACTTGGTTTTACTTTGCCAGGTACTTAATTAACACTCGAATCTGCAATCCTTTCTGTGATACTAATTAGAACTGCTACTTTATATTCTGGTTTAAAAAATCTTGACCAATAAAAAAACAGACACAAATACGGATGCTCTTTTGATGAGTACCTTTGCGAACAGTAAAAAGAGAGTAAATTGCCTGTGTCAGTGGTTGCTAACTGGCCCAGTCTTCGGAAAGTATTCGGCTGTGATCAAGGCCTTTAAAAGGTGTGAAAATTTATATGATAGTAAAGCGCATGTTTCTGGTTGTCGGTGTGCTGGCAACGGTGCTGGTAAGTGGGTGTACAGTGACAGCTGAACGAAATGCAATGGAAAAAAGCCAGGTAGTGGTGAAAAGCCCGGCAGACGATCGGGACTACCGGTTTGTCCAGTTGGACAACGGCCTCAAGGCGCTGCTGATCTCCGATCCGGATACCGATAAGGCCGCCGCCGCAGTGGATGTGAAAGTGGGGAGCTATCAGGATCCGGACAATCGTCTGGGTTTAGCTCATTTCCTGGAGCATATGCTATTTCTGGGCAATGAAAAGTACCCGGAAGCGGACGGGTATTTTGAATACATCCGTGCCAATGGCGGTACAGCGAATGCCTACACCACCGATACCCGTACCAATTATTACTTCGATATTAACAGTGGCAAGCTGAGACCTGCGCTGGATCAGCTGGCACAGTTTTTTGTCGCCCCCACACTGGACCCTGCTTATGTTGATCGTGAACGTAACGCGGTTGACTCTGAGTACAAGCTCCATGCCAATGAAGACGGCTGGCGTCTGATGACGGCTCTGAATGCCGCTTCGAATCCGGATCACCCCCGTAGTCGCTTCAATATTGGTAGTCTGGAAACCCTGTCCAATGACGATGGCAAGTCACTCTGGAATGACCTGAAAGCGTTCTACGACACTTACTATGTCGCTGAGAATATCGGTGTTGTTATCTATGGCAAGGAATCAACGGAGGTTCTGGAAACATGGTTGAAGGAATCTTTTGCCGGAGTGCCCGATGGACAGTCACCGGACACCCATATTGGTCTTGCTCCCTACACCGCTGAACAGTTAGGTGTTCGTATTAATTTGGTGCCGCTGAAAGACACCCGTGCGCTTTCCCTGAGCTTCCCGATGTCCAGCCAGCATGAAAATTACCGCAAAAAGCCCCTGGGCTATCTGGCAAGAATACTGGGTTACGAAGGTGAGGGCAGTCTGCACAGCTATCTGAAAGAACGGGGTCTGATTGTGTCACTGGCCTCTTATTCCAACCACGTGCCCGGAGAATTCAGTGAGTTCACGGTGCGTATGGAGCTGACCCCCAAAGGTCTGGAACGGGTAGATGAGATTACGGCCAATGTCTTTGATTATCTGGACCTGATTCGCAAACAGGGTCTGCAGCCCCGGATCTACGAAGAAGCTCGCCAACTGGCTGAACTGAGCTTCCGTTACCAGGAAGATGCAAATCCACAGCAGACCGCATCAGCACTGGCGACTCGCATTCACGATATCCCGGCTGAGGATATTCTGCAGGCCAGTTACCTGTACGAAGACTTTGATCGCCAGTTGATCAGTGACCTGCTTGAGCAAATGAAGCCTTCCAACATGAGGCAGGTGGTGGTTGCCAGAGGTCTTGAAACGGACCAGGTCGAGCCCTATTTCAAAACCCATTACAGTATGCAGCCTCTGTCTGATACTTTGGTGAAGCGACTGTTATCGCCACAAGTTCATGCAGAAATGACCATTCCCAAGCCTAATGACTTTATTGCCGAGGATTTGGAACTGCGTGAAGGCAGTGGCAGTAATAAACCTGAGGTGCTATTGGCAGAGCCCGGCTTTAAAGTCTGGAATATGACAGACAGCCGCTTTGAAGTGCCCAAAGCTAACGTTCGCATCAAAATATCTTCAGAGCAGGCTTCGGCAACGACAGACGATGTGGTTGAGATGCAACTCTACAGTACCCTGTTAAGGCGTAGTCTGAATGAGTACGGCTACCCAGCCAAAGAAGCAGGTTTGAACTATGGCGTATCCTCCAGCCGGGAAGGTTTGACCATTGCCCTGTCCGGGTATCAGGATAAGCAGGAGCTGCTGCTGGCAGACATTCTCAAGGCCATCAAACAATTCAACCCTGATGAGGCCGGGTTTAATCAGGAGAAAGCACTGCTGATCAGAGGGCTCAGGAATAAACAGTTCCAGCCTCCCTATCGACTGGGTATGGATCGTTTGAGTCAGGAGCTCTATCCCAACTATCGTGATGATCAGGCATTGCTGGCGGCGGCTGAAAAGGTCACCCTGAATGATGTCAAACAGTTTGCCAGGGACTTTTACCGGTCGATTTATATCGAAATGCTGGTTCATGGTAACCACAGTTCGCAGGAGAGCATGAAGCTGGCCGGGCTGGTAGAAAAAGCGTTGCTGACGGATGATAACCGTGGCAGTGAGTTTAGGCAGCCAGTCAATCTTATCAAGGACAGCAACCGCACCATCACAGCGGACTTTAACCATAATGACTCTCTGTACATTACTTACTACCAGCGTCCTGGTACGGATAACAGAGATCGTGCCGTCTACTCCCTGCTGGGCAGACTGCTGGCGACGCCTTTCTTCAACCAGTTGAGGACTGAGCAGCAGCTGGGTTACATCGTCTTTGCCGGTCCCCGTCCGGTTGAGCGTCATCCCGGTTTGATCTTTGTGGTGCAATCTCCTGTGCTGGCGCCGGAAGGTATCGAGGGCCGGGTAGAAGCCTTCCTGCTGGGTCAGCAAGAGCGGCTGAAATCCCTGACAGAGGAAGAGCTGGATCAGTATCGTCAGGGCCTGTTGGGTGATCTGCTGAAGAAAGACGCCAACCTGGATGAGCGCAGCGCCCGTTTCTGGCAGTCTCTGGAGGGCCAGGAAGCCGGCTTTGAATTCCACAAGCTGATTGCCGCAGAGGTGGAAACAGTCACTGTGAAAGAGATTCAGCAGGCACTGGATACCATTCTCGAAGACAAGGGAAGAGTGACCATTGAGTCTGCTGGTAAGACTCAGGGGGCTCATAAAAACTGAGCTCTTTTATCCAGGCCAGGTGTTTCTCTGGCCTGTATTTGTTCCAAAAAAACAATTCAATGTGGGCTTTGCTGGTAGGTGTACTATTTTGTGTACATGTGAACACAATGGAGGCGCGTGTTATGAGTTCTACCATAGCAGTCAGAGTTGAAGACAGTCTCAAAGAGCGTTCGGAAAAGCTTTCTGAAGCGACACAAAGATCGAAATCCTTTCTCGCAGCAGAAGCCATTAAAGATTTTGTGGGTCTAAATGAGTGGCAGGCAAATGAGATAAAACTTGCCCTCAAGGAAGCAGATTCAGAAGAGTTTGCCAGCGATCAGGAGGTTCATAACTTTTTTGATCGCTGGGGTGTACAACAGCGGTCTCATGTAGTGATCACTGAAACGAGTGGCTATCCAGTGACCCTGGGTAAGCGCAGTATAATGATTGAACGGTTTATCGCCGGTCATGGCAGGAGAACAAGAAATGACCGAAAAGGTCCTATTTGACAGGCTTAATACAACTTCCGGGCATCAGGTCGGTGTTATCACACTGAATGCTGAACGCACTCTTAATGCTCTCGACAAAGGCATGATAGACAGCCTTTACGGACAATTGAACGAATGGCAGACAGACGACAGAGTTGTCTGTATTTTCCTTCAGGCTGCTGGCGAAAAAGCCTTCTGTGCAGGGGGGGATGTCCGTTCTCTCAGGCAAAGCGTGATTGATGGGGATACCAATGCCCCGGGCCAGTTTTTTGAAAAAGAATACCGTCTTGATTATCTGATTCATACCTACCGAAAACCGGTGATCTGCTGGGGTAACGGGGTCGTAATGGGTGGCGGTTTTGGTCTGATGGCCGGGGCAGACTTCCGGGTAGTGACCGACACTTCTGTAATGGCAATGCCTGAAATTACCATAGGGCTTTATCCGGATGTAGGGGGATCATGGGTTCTGAATCGATTGCCTGCCAAAATCGGTCTGTTCATGGCTTTGACCGGGTGTCGTTTAAATCCTGCAGATGCCATGTACCTGGGGTTGGCGAACCGGTTTATTGATCATGCCTTCAGAAAAAACGTGCTGGAATCGCTGCAGGCCGCTGACTGGTCGGGTGATCATTATCAGGTGACCTCTGACGTCGTTCAATATTATGCCGATAACAGTGCCGGCTGGCTGCCTTACTCCAAGATCAGGGAGCACCGTGATCAGATTGCCCGTATGATGGGCAAGTCGAGCTTTTCAGCGATCATTGCTGATCTGAAAGCCTTGGAAACGGAAGACAGCTGGCTCGAGCAGGCGCGAAACACGGCTCTGACAGGTTCGGCTCTGTCGGCCGTGGTTGCTTATGAGCAGCTGAAGAGGAGTCGGTATGACTCTTTGAAAGAGGTCTTTCAAAGTGAGCTGGTACTCTCCATCAACTGCGTGTTGAAAGGTGATTTTCAGGAAGGGGTCAGGGCACTGCTGGTGGACAAGGATCATCAGCCGCAATGGAGCTATCCGGTGATTGAGGATGTTCCTCAGGAAAAAGTAGCAGAAATGTTTACCCCTCCCTGGGGAGAGTCAGCCAATCCATTGTCTAACCTCTGACGTTTGTTGGCGCTGCAGAGCGTAGCGCCATGCACGATCTCTTCAGGTCCGGTTGTCGGCAGCCAATACCTCCATCAGCTGTTGAGCGACGTCTTCTTCACAACCGAACTCATTCCAGTCCAGAGTCATTAACGGGGTGTTCATCGACTCGCATATCTGCGGCAGGATGGCTTCATGATAGTGATGAATATCCCGAATGTATTCGAACGGCGTACCGTGCTCAGCTTCTCTGCCCCGGCTCAGTAATCGTTGGTAGGCAACCTCGGGGGTTGTTCGAAGGTAAACGACAGCGCTGATCACAGGGTACTCTCTCAGTTTGCCTTGGATATTGCAGTAATGGAGCATGAACTCGGTGTCAGGCTGCTCCATGGAGAGGAAGTTGGCCTGGGTGAAAATCAGATCGGAGTACAGAGATCGTTCAATCAGGTAGTTTCTGTCTTCGGGCAGGTTGTTGACGGTTTCTGCCCGGCGTTCGGTGATATAGCGCTGAAAGTTTATGCGTTTGGAAGAGTCAGATGGGTTCTGGGTAAACTCTGTCAGCAGCTGGTTAAACACTTTGTCTTCGACAGGTTCCTGAACAGGATCCCAGTCCAGGGCGGCAGCCAGCTTGGGGAGAAGTGTCGTTTTACCAGCGGCAATATTGGCTTCAACTGCGACAAAGTGATTGGTTTGTTTCATTAAGGAACCTGGGCTGTTAACGGCGAATGGGACGAGATAGCAGGTGCGCAAGATAGGCTAATGGTGACAGTTCAGCAATAAGTAATGAAACGAGTAAAAGACGTCAGTTTGGCAGTGGCGGAACAACATTAAATGTGATCCGGATACTCATCCGAATTCGTAGGAAGAGAAACATTTCAGATTGAGGCTTTTATGAAGATATTGGTTGCTGGTGGCAGCGGTGGAATTGGTGGGGCTTTTGTCGAAGTGATAGCCCATGAAATGCCCGAAGCTGAAGTACATGCCACTTATTTCACAAGTGCTCCAGACAATAAAAAGCCCGATAACTCCGTTCAGTGGCACCGGTCAGATCTTACCAATGCCGATTCTGTGGAGCAGCTTGCCAACAGCGTTGGCTCAGTTGACTGGGTAATCAATGCCGCAGGGATGCTCCATACACCGGATCAGATGCCTGAAAAATCAATTGCTCAGATCGATCCCTCGTTCTTTTTTACGACAATGGAAGTCAATGTTCTACCCACACTGCTGTTGGCTCGCTATTTCCTGAGTCATTTTAAGGGCAGCGACTGCCCCCGGTTTGTTGCGCTGTCTGCCAGGGTAGGCAGCATTGATGATAACAAAGTAGGTGGCTGGTATAGCTACAGGGCATCAAAAGCAGCTCTCAACATGGTGTTGAAAACACTCAGTCATGAGTGGCGAAGGAAAAAGCCCAATGGTTGCATTGTGGCCATGCATCCTGGCTCGGTTGATACTCAGCTGACCGGGCCATTTAAAAAGAATATCCCACCTGAAAAGCTTTTTTCTCCGAAGCAATCAGTCGGTCAGATGCTGGCGGTGATCCGTCGTTTAAGTGCTGAACAAAGTGGTCAGTTTCTGGCTTATGACGGCGCCCAGATTCCCTGGTAATGCAATAAGTATTAATAACGTGACTATTTATGCTTTAAATATGCTATTTTATGCGCTTTGTTATTAGCATTAAGTAGTAGCCGATATATGAGTCATGCAACAGCGGTAGTTGACCAGACTGTCAAGGCCAGACAGTGGCGGATGCCGGACACTCTGGTCCTGATCTTCTTTATTGGCGTTCTGGCCGTTCTCTTAACCTACCTGATTCCTGCGGGTTCTTTTGATTCCCAGACCATCTCCTACCTGGCGGATGGCATCGAGAAAACCCGCGAAACCATTGATCCATCGTCGTTTGCTTATGCCACTGATCAAAGCGGTGAGCTGGTTTATAACACCGTGGGCTTGTTTGAAAGCGGTGGCGGCATTGGTCTGATGAACTTTATTTTTGAAGGTCTCGTCTCTGGTGACAAGTGGGGCTCTGCTGTCGGTGTCATCATGTTTATGCTGGTGATCGGTGGTGCTTTTGGTGTGGTGATGAGAACCGGTACGATCGATAACGGTATTCTTCGCCTGATCGACAAGACCAAAGGCAGTGAGATTTTATTCATACCCGTATTGTTCTTGCTGTTCTCCCTGGGCGGTGCCGTATTTGGAATGGGTGAGGAGGCTGTGGCCTTCGCCATTATTATTGCGCCTTTGATGGTTCGCCTTGGCTATGATGGCATTACTACCGTTATGGTGACTTATGTGGCTACCCAGGTTGGTTTCGCAACCTCCTGGATGAACCCTTTTTCTGTTGCCGTTGCCCAGGGTATTGCCGGTGTGCCTGTTCTTTCTGGTGCGGGTCTGAGAATCGGTATCTGGATTTTCTTTACCCTGATGGGTATTGCTTTCACGCTCTTTTATGCCAGTGGCATTAAGAAAAATCCATCGGCTTCTTTCAGTCTCAAAGGTGATGCTTATTTCAAAAATCAGGCTCTGGAAAGTAAAGCATCTCGCTGGGGGCTGGGTGACACGCTGGTGCTGCTTGCCGTTGCAGCTACGACGGCCTGGGTTGTCTGGGGGGTTGTTGCCCATGCCTGGTATCTACCGGAAATCGCTTCCCAATTTTTCACCATGGGTATTGTTGCCGGTATTCTGGGGGTGGTCTTCCGCCTGAATGATATGACGGCTAATGACATTGCCGCGGCTTTTAAGGAAGGTGCAGAGACCATGTTGGCTCCGGCCCTGCTGGTGGGTGCCGCTAAGGGTGTGCTGCTGATTCTTGGGGGCGGGGACTCGACAGAGCCCAGCGTCCTGAACTCTATTTTAAACAGTGCCGGCGGTGCTATCAGCGGACTGCCTGAGGTTGTGGCGGCCTGGTTTATGTACCTTTTTCAGTCTGCATTTAACTTTTTTGTGACCTCCGGTTCTGGTCAGGCCGCTTTGACCATGCCTTTAATGGCACCTCTGGCGGATATTGCCGGTGTTACGCGTCAGGTGTCAGTATTGGCTTTTCAGCTGGGCGATGGTTTCACCAATATCATTGTGCCGACCTCCGCGTCATTGATGGCGACACTGGGTGTTTGTCGTATTGACTGGGGTGACTGGGCGAAATTCTGCTGGCGTTTTATTCTGCTGTTGTTTGTGCTTTCCAGTGTCATAGTTGTGGGGGCGCAACTGGCAGGGTTTGCCTAGCCCGGATATTTCATAAACTGCCCCGAATCTCGCGCAGGACTTTGTTGCTCTAAGGGATTTTGCGAGGGAGCGCCGTACCGGGGAGTACGGTCGACTGAGCAAAACTCCCTTAGAGCGGCAAAGGACAAGCGAGATCGGGAGCACGTTTATGAAATATCCGGGCTAGGAGCCTGACCGAGAATAGCTGCCCATAGTAGTGGCTCTCAGGCGATCCTGCGACTTTCGGGTAAATACTTTTCGTGCTGGGTTGTGAAATGTTAATTAACTGAGTTTAACGAGCATTTTTCCGATATTAATGCCAGAAAAGAGCCCCAGGAAAGCGTCAGGGGCCTGCTCGATACCTTCAAAAACCGTTTCTTTCCAGGAGGCCTTGCCTTCCTGTATCCAATGGCTCATCTGTTGGACAAATTCGGGGTAATGCTCCCAGTGTTCGAAGACAATAAAGCCCTGCATTTTCAGTTTTTTAATGATCAGCTGGGACAGGTTGGCCGGTCCGGGTACAGGAGTGGTTGAGTTGTACTGATCGATCATACCACATACAGCTATACGTCCATGGTCGTTCATAAGATTGAGAGCGGCCTCAAGGTGCTGGCCGCCAACATTTTCAAAATAGACATCAATGCCTTCAGGGCAGGCTTCGGCCATGGCACTGGCTAAATCAGGGGCGGTCTTGTAATTGACGACAGCATCGACTTTTAATGCTTCCTGCAGGTAGCGGGCTTTTTCATTGGCGCCAACACTGCCGGCAACATAGCAACCTTTCAGCTTGGCAATCTGGCAGACGGTAGACCCTACGGCACCGGATGCAGCAGAAACAAAAACACGGTCGCCTTTTTTCAGTTCTGCAATCTGTGTTAATCCTACCCAGGCGG contains these protein-coding regions:
- a CDS encoding insulinase family protein codes for the protein MIVKRMFLVVGVLATVLVSGCTVTAERNAMEKSQVVVKSPADDRDYRFVQLDNGLKALLISDPDTDKAAAAVDVKVGSYQDPDNRLGLAHFLEHMLFLGNEKYPEADGYFEYIRANGGTANAYTTDTRTNYYFDINSGKLRPALDQLAQFFVAPTLDPAYVDRERNAVDSEYKLHANEDGWRLMTALNAASNPDHPRSRFNIGSLETLSNDDGKSLWNDLKAFYDTYYVAENIGVVIYGKESTEVLETWLKESFAGVPDGQSPDTHIGLAPYTAEQLGVRINLVPLKDTRALSLSFPMSSQHENYRKKPLGYLARILGYEGEGSLHSYLKERGLIVSLASYSNHVPGEFSEFTVRMELTPKGLERVDEITANVFDYLDLIRKQGLQPRIYEEARQLAELSFRYQEDANPQQTASALATRIHDIPAEDILQASYLYEDFDRQLISDLLEQMKPSNMRQVVVARGLETDQVEPYFKTHYSMQPLSDTLVKRLLSPQVHAEMTIPKPNDFIAEDLELREGSGSNKPEVLLAEPGFKVWNMTDSRFEVPKANVRIKISSEQASATTDDVVEMQLYSTLLRRSLNEYGYPAKEAGLNYGVSSSREGLTIALSGYQDKQELLLADILKAIKQFNPDEAGFNQEKALLIRGLRNKQFQPPYRLGMDRLSQELYPNYRDDQALLAAAEKVTLNDVKQFARDFYRSIYIEMLVHGNHSSQESMKLAGLVEKALLTDDNRGSEFRQPVNLIKDSNRTITADFNHNDSLYITYYQRPGTDNRDRAVYSLLGRLLATPFFNQLRTEQQLGYIVFAGPRPVERHPGLIFVVQSPVLAPEGIEGRVEAFLLGQQERLKSLTEEELDQYRQGLLGDLLKKDANLDERSARFWQSLEGQEAGFEFHKLIAAEVETVTVKEIQQALDTILEDKGRVTIESAGKTQGAHKN
- a CDS encoding enoyl-CoA hydratase/isomerase family protein, which translates into the protein MTEKVLFDRLNTTSGHQVGVITLNAERTLNALDKGMIDSLYGQLNEWQTDDRVVCIFLQAAGEKAFCAGGDVRSLRQSVIDGDTNAPGQFFEKEYRLDYLIHTYRKPVICWGNGVVMGGGFGLMAGADFRVVTDTSVMAMPEITIGLYPDVGGSWVLNRLPAKIGLFMALTGCRLNPADAMYLGLANRFIDHAFRKNVLESLQAADWSGDHYQVTSDVVQYYADNSAGWLPYSKIREHRDQIARMMGKSSFSAIIADLKALETEDSWLEQARNTALTGSALSAVVAYEQLKRSRYDSLKEVFQSELVLSINCVLKGDFQEGVRALLVDKDHQPQWSYPVIEDVPQEKVAEMFTPPWGESANPLSNL
- a CDS encoding deoxynucleoside kinase, producing the protein MKQTNHFVAVEANIAAGKTTLLPKLAAALDWDPVQEPVEDKVFNQLLTEFTQNPSDSSKRINFQRYITERRAETVNNLPEDRNYLIERSLYSDLIFTQANFLSMEQPDTEFMLHYCNIQGKLREYPVISAVVYLRTTPEVAYQRLLSRGREAEHGTPFEYIRDIHHYHEAILPQICESMNTPLMTLDWNEFGCEEDVAQQLMEVLAADNRT
- a CDS encoding SDR family NAD(P)-dependent oxidoreductase — protein: MKILVAGGSGGIGGAFVEVIAHEMPEAEVHATYFTSAPDNKKPDNSVQWHRSDLTNADSVEQLANSVGSVDWVINAAGMLHTPDQMPEKSIAQIDPSFFFTTMEVNVLPTLLLARYFLSHFKGSDCPRFVALSARVGSIDDNKVGGWYSYRASKAALNMVLKTLSHEWRRKKPNGCIVAMHPGSVDTQLTGPFKKNIPPEKLFSPKQSVGQMLAVIRRLSAEQSGQFLAYDGAQIPW
- the yfcC gene encoding putative basic amino acid antiporter YfcC — its product is MSHATAVVDQTVKARQWRMPDTLVLIFFIGVLAVLLTYLIPAGSFDSQTISYLADGIEKTRETIDPSSFAYATDQSGELVYNTVGLFESGGGIGLMNFIFEGLVSGDKWGSAVGVIMFMLVIGGAFGVVMRTGTIDNGILRLIDKTKGSEILFIPVLFLLFSLGGAVFGMGEEAVAFAIIIAPLMVRLGYDGITTVMVTYVATQVGFATSWMNPFSVAVAQGIAGVPVLSGAGLRIGIWIFFTLMGIAFTLFYASGIKKNPSASFSLKGDAYFKNQALESKASRWGLGDTLVLLAVAATTAWVVWGVVAHAWYLPEIASQFFTMGIVAGILGVVFRLNDMTANDIAAAFKEGAETMLAPALLVGAAKGVLLILGGGDSTEPSVLNSILNSAGGAISGLPEVVAAWFMYLFQSAFNFFVTSGSGQAALTMPLMAPLADIAGVTRQVSVLAFQLGDGFTNIIVPTSASLMATLGVCRIDWGDWAKFCWRFILLLFVLSSVIVVGAQLAGFA
- a CDS encoding NADP-dependent oxidoreductase, translated to MFIEKSREIHLARRPKGLPDSSCFKLASVPIAELKEGEVLVKNLWMSVDPYMRGRMIDRKSYVPPFALDAPLEGGAIGEVMESRNPSLPQGSKVSSMKGWREYFIADAKDLQLLPKTQIEDQAFLGILGMPGMTAWVGLTQIAELKKGDRVFVSAASGAVGSTVCQIAKLKGCYVAGSVGANEKARYLQEALKVDAVVNYKTAPDLASAMAEACPEGIDVYFENVGGQHLEAALNLMNDHGRIAVCGMIDQYNSTTPVPGPANLSQLIIKKLKMQGFIVFEHWEHYPEFVQQMSHWIQEGKASWKETVFEGIEQAPDAFLGLFSGINIGKMLVKLS